A window of Zingiber officinale cultivar Zhangliang chromosome 5A, Zo_v1.1, whole genome shotgun sequence contains these coding sequences:
- the LOC121979621 gene encoding glycerol-3-phosphate acyltransferase 1-like has protein sequence MAFVTFCGLRTGDLRLIARTVLPKIFLENLHLHACEVLKGRRAVVLTTLPRLMVEGFLKEYLEVGEVVGAELQVVKGCYFTGVISWPDKQRALRDMVKAGAAIVNLSNVHHHQLSAKEIYVVREEESRSESSKMPRNKYPKPLVFHDGRLAFLPTPCEMMAFFMWIPVAIPLAVFRIAMGIVFPYKISIFIAAVTGIRFRRAGDGKANWEKKGVVYVCRLRHWSFSMPIGTGQGRCGHT, from the exons ATGGCCTTCGTGACCTTCTGCGGGCTGAGGACGGGGGACCTGAGGCTGATCGCTAGGACTGTGCTGCCGAAAATTTTCTTGGAGAACCTCCATCTGCATGCATGCGAGGTGCTGAAAGGGAGGCGAGCTGTTGTGCTCACCACCTTGCCGAGGCTCATGGTGGAGGGATTCTTGAAGGAGTACTTAGAGGTGGGGGAGGTGGTGGGGGCGGAGCTGCAGGTGGTGAAGGGCTGCTACTTCACGGGGGTCATCTCTTGGCCTGACAAACAGAGAGCTCTCAGGGACATGGTCAAGGCCGGTGCGGCCATTGTGAACCTCTCCAATGTCCACCACCACCAACTCTCGGCCAAG gaAATTTATGTCGTGAGAGAGGAGGAATCAAGGAGTGAGAGCAGCAAAATGCCGAGAAACAAGTACCCGAAGCCACTTGTGTTCCATGACGGAAGACTGGCTTTTCTCCCGACGCCATGCGAGATGATGGCGTTCTTCATGTGGATACCCGTGGCAATCCCTTTGGCCGTGTTCAGGATCGCGATGGGGATCGTTTTCCCTTATAAAATATCCATCTTCATCGCCGCCGTCACCGGAATCCGATTCCGGAGGGCCGGAGATGGGAAAGCGAACTGGGAGAAGAAGGGGGTGGTGTACGTGTGCCGATTAAGGCATTGGAGCTTCTCAATGCCGATAGGGACAGGTCAAGGCCGGTGTGGCCATACATAG